Within Rissa tridactyla isolate bRisTri1 chromosome 4, bRisTri1.patW.cur.20221130, whole genome shotgun sequence, the genomic segment ATTCACTAAGTCTGCTCTATTCTATTCCTTAGAATCTGGAAACTAAGTGAAACTGCAGTAAAATAACAGGTTTTGCCAGGCTTGCTTTACCAACAGGAACACTTACTGGTTAGCAATTTCCGTACTACGGGTAGGCTCTCCACATACACTACATTGCTTTGCTACTGTTTGTGTGATAGGAACAGAATGGTTCAAAAAGTCAATACTGGATAAGCACATAGACATAAAGTTACCATGGAGTAAATTAAGGTCTGAACAGGGTAACAGTTATTTTGAAGTACTTTCCCAGGTGCAGATTCCCTTACCTCCCAGCAAACATGAGGCAACCGACTACCAACAGGCAGGCTACTTTGTGGAATAAAAGAATTCACACAAGCAGTTAGTGACAAAACAGTGGCATGCTGCCAGTTACAACTGCCTTGTAGCAATCCCTACACATACCCAACCTAAATACCCATACACACCACACAACCTCACCCATACGCTAATGAAAATTGAAGATACAGAGACAGCATGTGGCTGCAGTAAGCAACCCTAAAAAGAAAGGTGATGTTCTGATGACTGCTATGTGCTCTGtttaaaactctgaaaaattaaatttagtcTTCTTAAATGCTAAGAGGGTTAAGAAAAATCCCCCAACACTTCTTTAGAAAGGGAGTTAAGGAAAcataggaaaaaatactgaactCTTACACTCCTTGGACACATTAGAAAGTCCAGCCTGATATATGACTGCTCaagtaaagaaaagctttaataaTACTAACTGTTCTGCCACTTCGAGTCAGGCAAACTTTAGCTGTAAATCTGTATACTGAACATCCTATTATTTAATCTTTTACCAAATACCCCACTCAACCAGTATTTGTTCTAAAAATAGAATGTTAACCCACCTTTCAGAGACTTCTTGTTTTAGCTTTGGCATATCACCCAAAGACAGGTCAGTGTCCAGGAAACGCAGGAAGTCCCTTTCTGCATTAAAGGACTCTTTTTCCAGATCAATGTCTGATGGATTTTGAGCAATGAATGAAGAATCTAAACTTCTCTGATGCAAATCTAATGCATCAACTTCAGCAGGGCGACCACGAATGCTAGCAGCACTAAGAACATCACCTCCTTCCAATTCTAAGTTACTGTTTTGTTTCACATCACGCTGAGGTCGACTATTCAACCCATCATCTCTGAATCCTTTAGCAAAAGGATTGTAATCTATTTTCAGCTGGGTAATCTGGATGTTCTGGTAGGCTGTAACTGCGAAGAACTCTGTCTGTGGAAAGGTAAATGTATGGACATCTGGGCCATTGAGCTGAATGACTTCTGTGGCTTTGTCTGCAGGCACCAAGTGAAGTCGTGGCAGATAACGGTGCATAGAATGCAAGATTATATGACCCTCCTGGTCCAGGGTATTGTTGGTAAGTTTGAGTTTGTAGAAGGATACCGGCTGATGCATCCAGTATTGGCCAGTGGAAGGGGATTCTGGATGAATAAACACTCGACCAAGAACATGGGGTTCTGCCTTCCCACTGGGCTCCCACCAACGGCCATTCCATTTGTATCGGTGATTGTCCACAGGGGATATGTCCATGACTAGGATGTACTTCTGACTGGCATCCAGACCTGTAATCCAGTATCGGCAGTACGGGAACATGCGCCTCCCCTGCTTTGTCAGAATCATCTCTGTGTTGCGATGGTAGAATTCATTCCACATGCTGTTGTTATCTAGGGTGACAGTAATGCCCCCTGAGACACAGTCAGCTGGGAGGCAGGCCTTGACTTTGGATTTTATTGGAGTTGATACACTGCTGGCAAGAGCACAAGCATCACGGTTTGCTACTAGGATTCCTTGGTCAGCTTTACCATTTCCCTGCTGTTGTttcaagatgacaaaaaaagCAGGCGCTGCACCAGACACAGTCCCACCATCCCGGCTACCCAAGACAATCTGCTGTTTCTCCATGACGAGCACTCTTACAGTTTCTCAAATCAAATGCAAATTCCACACAGTTCTGAAAATCTTCTATGTGTGTTCACCAttctggaaagaaggaaaacccaGTTACAATTATTCAAATACAGCTTAAGAAAGTAATTAAGTCTCATGAGAAATCCTTTTTGTAACAGTTCTCCACATTAAAAACTTAGAAGATAATCAGTACTATAAAATCAAGCACAATTAGGATATACCAAATCAAGGTTGCCTGTGTGTATATAATTTAGGCCTTATAGACACGGGGGCTATGACACctttaaactgaattttcatgTAATGCTTTGCCACAATCTTTGCTTTGCTTGATATTTCAAAGTGCTCTTTGTTCTGATATTGCCTCAACTCTTCAGATCATTTGCTTAACAAACAGCATTTGGCAAAACGTGCAGAAGTTTTCAGAACAGCAAATGGCACATCTCTGACACAAAGGCAGAAGTCATTTGCTCTTGTCAGAAAGAGTTCCCAGAGGTCCAAAACTTCCCAAAACTtaaaggggggaaaggaaaaagaaaaaagtacatgaaaaacattttccccaAGTTTCTTTATTGAAAAAGACTAAGTTTGTGTGGCTGGGATTTCTTTGCTCCCACCCGCTCTAACCCCAAAAACTTCTAAATGTCCATCCAAGGCAGAgacaaagaacagaagagaaaaaatagttCAAACAGATAAGCTCTGGGGAGAAACAGACAAACTAACTCCCAAAAGGCCATGCAGATAAGATGAAATGGATGAACGTAAGCCTGGAAGCACAAAGCAACCTTAGCTACTTCTATCTTCTAAATTACggaaataatttaaatcaaataagaaaacatttgtacTGTTATGATTAGCCCAATCGCTGTTTAGGGAGCTGAAATAGTTGCCTTTTTCTGCATATACGCAATTCCACTTTTGTGTGTCTACCTCACAGTAGTTAAGTATTATGTCAACACTCTAACAAAAGATGATTAACAACTTCATTTTTCGAAGAGCCTGTATATTTCCCAATGTGAAAATTTGAAGTAAGGGCTTTTGGTAACTCACAAGAATGCCATTCCCACAttcaaatgtttgtatttgtacCCTTATTGTATATGGAacacaacactgacaaaaaatgaTAGATTCTTGAATCAAATGTCTAGTTGGTGGGAACCAGAAGCAAGAGTGAATCACCATCACTAGCAGTTAGCTGCTTGAAAACAATCATAGTTCCTTCCAGAGAATTAACTCAAATTCATGAGTTTTAAGTGAACTAGGTATTCAATAAGACACATTTATTTTGTTAGGACTGGGGTACTGTAGGAGGAAACACTCCTCTGTGCAAACCAGCTGCCACATGCATGTGGGAAATGACCCAAAGCTCAGGAGGCAGGCAATTTATACTCCATGATAAGTGTTCTTCTTGACACCTAGGAAATATGAGAGATCTACTTCTACCCTTTAAACTTTGCACTACAAAACTTCAGGTAAAAGTTAAAttggaggaaaaaacacaaaactgttCTGCACAGATTTTACCTTGAGGAGGAACCGCTTCCCCACAAATACACTCAcaaccacccacccacccaggaCTACTTAATAGAGTCTGGAACACAAAATGAATTAGCTGTTCAAAATCAGCTTCATATTTTCTAGTTTAAGAATGTTGCCCTGCTTTTTCAGTAGAGCACGCACATCCTACATCTCAGCAACACAAGAAGTTATCCCCAAGAAAAACTTTTTCATGTTCATCTATAAAAACACAATAGAAAGATAAATTCTTACTAAAAATCAGATACACGGAATGGGGAGAAAGAAATCACATCCTGAGTTGTATGTGATTTTCCACCAACTTACCCTCTCTACATACGCCTACAGCATGTTCCTACGTATACTGAACATACAACCATATAGTGAGTTCACATTAATGCTGTGCAATATACATCAAAACTGTATTAGCTCAGGAAGGAAATACACTATCAAAGCGATTTCAAGTCTGGTTTAATATATGCAGAAAGCCTGTAACTTTAAATTTACTTGAGGTAGAACctacacagaaataaattcaaaaaagCTCAACAACCATGCATTCAGCAAAAATTCTATGCATACAAAGAGCTACTGAGTCACAGTTTCTGTTTTATAACATTTAAAGTTCTTGCATTGCGTGGTTGTAGTTATTTCTACCATAGGCACTGCTCACAGTATCAAGTCAAAGATGTGTGTGGTTACAATGCGATTATGTCCAATTACAGTAGCCAAAAGCTACATTATTTCAGCACTGACACGGTCTATTACAAGAACCATTTTGCACATTTTATTACACGTGGCCATTCACACTAGTCTGCTTTATTATAAGCACGGAGTTTCTAAACCAGTATTTCAAGGAAAATGTGTGCATTTGTGGAAGTTGAAGTTCTAATCAGCTTCAGAATGTTCACTTCTCTACCCTATAGAGAAGTCTATAAGGTCTATTTGAGGAGCAACAGCTAACTAGACAGCAGTGGCCAAAAACGTACTCAAAGTTGCACTGAGATGTACTAAAAGCAGGAAGATAATCAAACGTGAAAAAACGCGtgccaaaacacaaacaaaaaaaaacaaaccccaaaaccaaagaaacaaccccaaaccaccccacccTGCAAAGACGACCACGGTTTATGTACGTCATGCTCACAAGCAAGGAGCTCCGCACGGGTTTCTCCTGCCGCAGGCCGAGCACCGTTAGGCACCAGCGAGCCGATGACGACATCCCGCCGCCCGCGTGAGAACACTCATCACGCAGCGGAGGGGAGCTGCGGAGCGCGAGACCCGCCGCACAGCCCGCCAACCGCCGCGTTGCCGACGGGAGCCCGGCGCCGGGCCCAATGGCAGCGAGCGCTGAACGCGCGGCGCTGCCGTTCAACACCGCGGCGGCGGTGCCGCTCGCCCGCCCGCACACCCAGAGGGGCGGCCCGGGCCCGGCAGGCTGCGCCCGGTGCGGCGAGAGTCGAGCGCCCCGCCCGGGGCAGGTGGCGTCACGGTCACCGGCCGAGCGGCGCACTTGTCGCTTTTAACGCTCCCCCCctcggccccccccgccgccggacGGCCCCCAGCCGGAAGCCTCGGGATGGGGGCAGGCAGCCGCCGTTGGGAGCCAGCCGGGCCTttccgggagcggcgggggccggAACCGCCGCCTGCGGTGGCTGGCGGAGACCGGAGGGCAGCAACACCGGCGCACGTGGGGAAGCCGCGCCGCACTTCGCCGGGACCCGGTCCGGCGCTGCCCCAGCGACAagggcgcggcgcggcgccgccggcgctcccgaggcggccccgcccccgcggcgcgCGCGGTGGGGCGGCCCCGAAGCGGCGCCTCGCGTCGCCGCCGgggagcggccggcggggcccgggccccGTCGCCTCGTGGCTGCGCCTGGTGTTAATTTTCGCAGCTGGGGCGGCGGTCGGGAGGCGCGGGGGAAAAGCGCGCGGAGCTGGCGGCCggcgcccccgccgcgcccccgctcCCCGGTAGTTACCGTGCGGCGAAGCGAGGGGCCtccccccttcctttctcctcacGCGGACCGTGTGTCCGCCAGCTGGGGACAACGTGCGTGCGCACCGCGGTGACGTCACCGCGCCGCAGCGCGCGCAGGCGCACCGCCAGCTCAcgcgccccccccctccctcccgcctgcccgTCACGTGCCCGCGCCGAGCGCCGGGCccggcgcccggcccggccccgcgcacAGCGCCGCGCCGCGCGCGCGGGGAAGCTTCTCGAACGGGCGCGGACGCGGCGCTGCGCCGcgcgcaccgccgccgccgccgccagccgccgccgccttcgAAGCCCCGCGGGGCTCCGAGCGgcagagccgccgccgccgcggccccgcccccccgccgctgccgcccggcgaggCGCCCGGCCGCACCGcaccgctccgctccccccggcGGAGAGTCCCGGCCGCGCCTCAGGTCACGGCTCTGGCCCGgggcccgccggcggcggggacgCCTCCCGCGCTGGCACTCGACGGCCGGGGGGGCGGCGCCGGCGGGA encodes:
- the MGA gene encoding MAX gene-associated protein isoform X13 gives rise to the protein MEKQQIVLGSRDGGTVSGAAPAFFVILKQQQGNGKADQGILVANRDACALASSVSTPIKSKVKACLPADCVSGGITVTLDNNSMWNEFYHRNTEMILTKQGRRMFPYCRYWITGLDASQKYILVMDISPVDNHRYKWNGRWWEPSGKAEPHVLGRVFIHPESPSTGQYWMHQPVSFYKLKLTNNTLDQEGHIILHSMHRYLPRLHLVPADKATEVIQLNGPDVHTFTFPQTEFFAVTAYQNIQITQLKIDYNPFAKGFRDDGLNSRPQRDVKQNSNLELEGGDVLSAASIRGRPAEVDALDLHQRSLDSSFIAQNPSDIDLEKESFNAERDFLRFLDTDLSLGDMPKLKQEVSESLPVGSRLPHVCWEVRESAPGKVLQNNCYPVQTLIYSMVTLCLCAYPVLTF
- the MGA gene encoding MAX gene-associated protein isoform X12, with the protein product MEKQQIVLGSRDGGTVSGAAPAFFVILKQQQGNGKADQGILVANRDACALASSVSTPIKSKVKACLPADCVSGGITVTLDNNSMWNEFYHRNTEMILTKQGRRMFPYCRYWITGLDASQKYILVMDISPVDNHRYKWNGRWWEPSGKAEPHVLGRVFIHPESPSTGQYWMHQPVSFYKLKLTNNTLDQEGHIILHSMHRYLPRLHLVPADKATEVIQLNGPDVHTFTFPQTEFFAVTAYQNIQITQLKIDYNPFAKGFRDDGLNSRPQRDVKQNSNLELEGGDVLSAASIRGRPAEVDALDLHQRSLDSSFIAQNPSDIDLEKESFNAERDFLRFLDTDLSLGDMPKLKQEVSESSLPVGSRLPHVCWEVRESAPGKVLQNNCYPVQTLIYSMVTLCLCAYPVLTF
- the MGA gene encoding MAX gene-associated protein isoform X14; protein product: MEKQQIVLGSRDGGTVSGAAPAFFVILKQQQGNGKADQGILVANRDACALASSVSTPIKSKVKACLPADCVSGGITVTLDNNSMWNEFYHRNTEMILTKQGRRMFPYCRYWITGLDASQKYILVMDISPVDNHRYKWNGRWWEPSGKAEPHVLGRVFIHPESPSTGQYWMHQPVSFYKLKLTNNTLDQEGHIILHSMHRYLPRLHLVPADKATEVIQLNGPDVHTFTFPQTEFFAVTAYQNIQITQLKIDYNPFAKGFRDDGLNSRPQRDVKQNSNLELEGGDVLSAASIRGRPAEVDALDLHQRSLDSSFIAQNPSDIDLEKESFNAERDFLRFLDTDLSLGDMPKLKQEVSESSLPVGSRLPHVCWEYFLISVY
- the MGA gene encoding MAX gene-associated protein isoform X15 — protein: MEKQQIVLGSRDGGTVSGAAPAFFVILKQQQGNGKADQGILVANRDACALASSVSTPIKSKVKACLPADCVSGGITVTLDNNSMWNEFYHRNTEMILTKQGRRMFPYCRYWITGLDASQKYILVMDISPVDNHRYKWNGRWWEPSGKAEPHVLGRVFIHPESPSTGQYWMHQPVSFYKLKLTNNTLDQEGHIILHSMHRYLPRLHLVPADKATEVIQLNGPDVHTFTFPQTEFFAVTAYQNIQITQLKIDYNPFAKGFRDDGLNSRPQRDVKQNSNLELEGGDVLSAASIRGRPAEVDALDLHQRSLDSSFIAQNPSDIDLEKESFNAERDFLRFLDTDLSLGDMPKLKQEVSESLPVGSRLPHVCWEYFLISVY
- the MGA gene encoding MAX gene-associated protein isoform X17; translation: MEKQQIVLGSRDGGTVSGAAPAFFVILKQQQGNGKADQGILVANRDACALASSVSTPIKSKVKACLPADCVSGGITVTLDNNSMWNEFYHRNTEMILTKQGRRMFPYCRYWITGLDASQKYILVMDISPVDNHRYKWNGRWWEPSGKAEPHVLGRVFIHPESPSTGQYWMHQPVSFYKLKLTNNTLDQEGHIILHSMHRYLPRLHLVPADKATEVIQLNGPDVHTFTFPQTEFFAVTAYQNIQITQLKIDYNPFAKGFRDDGLNSRPQRDVKQNSNLELEGGDVLSAASIRGRPAEVDALDLHQRSLDSSFIAQNPSDIDLEKESFNAERDFLRFLDTDLSLGDMPKLKQEVSERVVISVEFRSG
- the MGA gene encoding MAX gene-associated protein isoform X18 — encoded protein: MEKQQIVLGSRDGGTVSGAAPAFFVILKQQQGNGKADQGILVANRDACALASSVSTPIKSKVKACLPADCVSGGITVTLDNNSMWNEFYHRNTEMILTKQGRRMFPYCRYWITGLDASQKYILVMDISPVDNHRYKWNGRWWEPSGKAEPHVLGRVFIHPESPSTGQYWMHQPVSFYKLKLTNNTLDQEGHIILHSMHRYLPRLHLVPADKATEVIQLNGPDVHTFTFPQTEFFAVTAYQNIQITQLKIDYNPFAKGFRDDGLNSRPQRDVKQNSNLELEGGDVLSAASIRGRPAEVDALDLHQRSLDSSFIAQNPSDIDLEKESFNAERDFLRFLDTDLSLGDMPKLKQEVSESIF
- the MGA gene encoding MAX gene-associated protein isoform X16 encodes the protein MEKQQIVLGSRDGGTVSGAAPAFFVILKQQQGNGKADQGILVANRDACALASSVSTPIKSKVKACLPADCVSGGITVTLDNNSMWNEFYHRNTEMILTKQGRRMFPYCRYWITGLDASQKYILVMDISPVDNHRYKWNGRWWEPSGKAEPHVLGRVFIHPESPSTGQYWMHQPVSFYKLKLTNNTLDQEGHIILHSMHRYLPRLHLVPADKATEVIQLNGPDVHTFTFPQTEFFAVTAYQNIQITQLKIDYNPFAKGFRDDGLNSRPQRDVKQNSNLELEGGDVLSAASIRGRPAEVDALDLHQRSLDSSFIAQNPSDIDLEKESFNAERDFLRFLDTDLSLGDMPKLKQEVSERLILGLNGRWSIIQ